A stretch of Chitinophaga caeni DNA encodes these proteins:
- a CDS encoding ABC transporter permease, translating to MIRNYLKIAWRNLKRQKLYSAINIGGLALGICISVLLLWYVQDELSFNRMHSKGDQIYLVTNYFKSGDNVKYWDRSPAGIAATAVKEIPGIKQAVRIGGNYNVSSFSVGDKIFYDTKSGYVDSNFFKMFDYKLLMGEPSKPFPNNHSIIITEKTALKYFGSVAAAFNKIVMIDKDQTFTVSGIVNDFPSNSSIRYDVLFPLDILNSSYQPNSYWKSLATDFGNWNFYTFLELDKNVNTKNIDEQLTALQHRHNQYDVSSVWALQSLFDIHLYGPDGEPTALRTVRIFLIIGIIILLIGCINYVNLSTARANQRLSEIGLRKVVGATQAQLFKQFMSESLLIFIFAFAIAILGINLLLPYYNNVSGKEFSFSLLNIKLIGVMATVLLATLVIAGLYPALLLSSFNPLRSLKGKGVIGSGNAYFRKSLVVIQFFISTALIVGTLVVASQLNYIHNKDLGFNKEQVLSFYGANIAYDKMERAVAEVKNMPGVIAVTSASGNILNIGTTTGDTDWDGKPEDDGFIIHPLYTDENFIPVMGLQMAEGRNFFAGEGGSKTDIILNETAVKLMGMKDPVGKRFSLYEENGTIIGVVKDFHMTSMHNKIEPTVFVKMPASTNRLYVKIAPGKEKAVIDKLEVLWKQYNADLPFNYAFLDDTFNNMYKADTKQASLFNYFAGIAIFLSCLGLFGLVTYSTAQRYKEIGIRKALGASVVNIVGLLSKDFMKLVLIAIIIAAPIAYYAMNTWLESFAYRVKIQPWIFIAAGALSVLIAMVTLSYQSIKAALVNPVKSLRSE from the coding sequence ATGATCCGGAATTATCTCAAGATAGCATGGCGCAATTTGAAACGTCAGAAATTATATTCGGCAATTAACATCGGTGGTTTAGCGCTCGGTATTTGTATCAGCGTTCTATTGTTGTGGTACGTGCAAGATGAGCTCAGCTTTAACCGGATGCATAGTAAGGGAGATCAAATTTACCTGGTAACGAATTATTTTAAAAGCGGGGATAATGTAAAGTATTGGGATCGTTCTCCCGCAGGTATTGCAGCTACTGCCGTTAAAGAAATTCCGGGTATCAAACAGGCGGTGAGGATTGGGGGTAATTATAATGTAAGTTCTTTCAGCGTTGGGGATAAGATCTTTTATGATACGAAGAGCGGCTATGTAGACTCGAACTTCTTCAAGATGTTCGATTATAAATTGTTGATGGGGGAGCCGTCTAAACCTTTTCCCAATAATCATTCTATCATAATAACTGAAAAAACTGCCCTGAAATATTTCGGTAGTGTAGCCGCTGCATTCAATAAAATTGTAATGATCGATAAGGATCAAACATTTACTGTATCGGGTATTGTCAATGATTTTCCTAGTAATTCATCGATCCGTTACGATGTTCTCTTTCCACTGGATATTTTAAATAGTAGTTACCAACCCAATTCTTATTGGAAGTCCTTGGCCACTGATTTTGGTAACTGGAATTTTTATACGTTTTTGGAGTTAGACAAGAATGTAAATACAAAAAATATAGACGAACAACTTACTGCTTTACAACATCGGCATAACCAGTACGATGTTTCTAGTGTATGGGCATTGCAAAGTTTGTTTGATATACATCTCTACGGACCCGATGGTGAGCCTACGGCCTTGAGAACCGTGAGGATCTTCTTAATCATCGGGATCATTATCCTGTTGATAGGATGTATTAATTATGTAAATCTTTCAACAGCCAGGGCTAACCAGCGTTTGAGCGAAATTGGTTTGCGGAAAGTGGTGGGCGCTACACAAGCGCAGTTGTTCAAGCAATTCATGTCTGAATCTTTGTTGATCTTCATCTTTGCGTTCGCAATAGCCATACTAGGCATCAATTTATTATTGCCGTATTATAATAATGTCAGTGGGAAAGAGTTTTCATTTAGCCTGCTTAATATAAAATTGATCGGGGTTATGGCAACTGTGCTGTTAGCCACCCTGGTCATCGCCGGCTTATATCCTGCGCTCCTGTTGTCCTCCTTTAATCCCCTGAGATCTTTGAAAGGCAAAGGGGTGATCGGTTCCGGGAATGCTTATTTCAGGAAATCCCTGGTGGTGATACAATTTTTTATTTCTACGGCCCTCATAGTCGGCACGCTGGTAGTCGCCTCCCAGTTGAATTATATACATAATAAGGACCTTGGATTTAATAAAGAGCAGGTACTTAGCTTTTACGGCGCTAATATAGCTTATGATAAAATGGAGCGTGCGGTTGCCGAGGTTAAGAACATGCCGGGGGTAATCGCCGTTACAAGTGCCAGCGGTAATATCTTGAACATTGGCACAACTACGGGGGATACAGATTGGGACGGTAAGCCCGAGGATGACGGCTTCATCATACATCCCCTTTATACAGATGAAAACTTTATTCCCGTGATGGGGCTGCAAATGGCGGAAGGGAGGAATTTCTTTGCCGGGGAAGGTGGTAGTAAGACCGATATTATCCTTAATGAAACGGCAGTAAAACTAATGGGAATGAAGGATCCGGTAGGTAAAAGATTTTCTTTATACGAGGAAAACGGTACGATCATAGGCGTTGTAAAAGATTTTCATATGACTTCCATGCATAACAAGATCGAGCCCACCGTTTTTGTAAAAATGCCTGCATCTACCAACAGGCTATATGTGAAAATTGCACCGGGTAAGGAAAAAGCGGTAATCGATAAGTTGGAAGTATTATGGAAGCAGTATAATGCAGATTTGCCATTTAACTATGCATTTTTGGACGATACGTTCAATAATATGTATAAAGCAGATACAAAGCAGGCAAGCCTATTTAACTATTTTGCCGGCATCGCGATTTTCTTGTCTTGCCTCGGTTTATTCGGTTTGGTTACTTATTCTACGGCACAACGGTATAAAGAAATCGGTATCAGGAAAGCCTTAGGCGCTTCGGTAGTCAACATCGTGGGATTATTATCGAAAGATTTCATGAAGCTGGTTTTAATAGCCATCATAATTGCTGCACCGATTGCATATTACGCGATGAATACCTGGTTGGAATCATTTGCCTACAGGGTTAAAATACAGCCTTGGATATTTATTGCAGCAGGGGCATTGAGCGTTTTAATTGCCATGGTAACGTTGAGCTATCAATCAATTAAGGCGGCATTGGTAAACCCTGTAAAATCCTTAAGATCAGAATAA
- a CDS encoding ABC transporter permease has protein sequence MFLNYIKIAWRNIWKSKVITGINVFGLSVAIGAALLLGLTASWEFSFDNFHPNEKDLYQIYFRNYGANGEVEERSNMTIPLVPALLNECPSVLNACRIISGPGQLKYKDKTFGAYSRCADPGILKMFNFPVIEGNKTNPLGELNNAVMTETAAKKYFKEEDPIGKTIELKSLDGWDNYVVTAILKDIPENSSIDFEILTRFEKSYGYEDSKDNWHNSSHEQFVQLRPGTNPATFESQAINVLNKYYAEDIEQAKKDGINPGPGGNYKEIKTIPINEIHFSGITRTGSSIKKSIPVLLIVITIFLLLIACINFINLSVGRSFTRAKEIGMRKMLGAFKRQLFFQLWGEAFFVCFISLIVGLALAMLILPEYNSLFSANLKLVNVLKPMNILGVVISFVLLTLFAGGYPAIVMMQLNTVEVLKGKLKINRKNYFRNGLIVMQFVFSSILICCTLVAWEQLNFLKSKPLGFNKDAVISVPIANLMNGNKLVQLLQDKLQNNSSIKYVSGASNNLGLGKDGSTMTSRVGFRFEEHDVETNWLSASYDYIPTLGIEIIKGRNFNKAYATDSFGIIINEAMWKHLDIKDREPIGLELPINDEGPKMKIVGIMKDYNFQSLHKKIEPLSITLATNNDYIPYAFVQVAGGQYENGMKAVETAWNEILPNQKFYGSFLDENIERQYKREEKLSSIFVSGAILTVIVSCMGLFAISLLVIAQRTKEIGIRKTLGASIMNITVLLSFDFMKLVGLGIVVALPLALYFLDSWLSDFAYHVSIRWWYLLLVALVAIIIALVTVSYQSIRAALMNPVKSLKTE, from the coding sequence ATGTTTTTGAATTACATCAAAATCGCCTGGCGAAATATTTGGAAGTCGAAAGTTATTACAGGTATCAACGTATTCGGACTTTCCGTTGCCATCGGGGCAGCGCTGTTGCTTGGGTTGACAGCCTCTTGGGAATTTTCCTTCGATAATTTCCATCCAAATGAGAAAGATTTATACCAAATATATTTTAGGAACTACGGTGCGAACGGTGAGGTCGAGGAGCGTTCTAATATGACTATTCCTTTAGTACCTGCATTATTAAATGAATGTCCTAGTGTTTTGAATGCGTGCAGGATCATCAGCGGGCCGGGGCAGTTGAAATACAAGGATAAGACTTTCGGTGCTTATTCTCGTTGTGCTGATCCCGGTATCCTTAAGATGTTCAATTTCCCGGTGATAGAAGGAAATAAAACGAATCCTTTAGGAGAGTTGAATAATGCCGTAATGACTGAAACGGCGGCAAAGAAATACTTTAAGGAGGAAGACCCGATCGGCAAAACGATCGAACTAAAATCACTTGACGGTTGGGATAATTACGTGGTTACCGCGATCTTGAAAGATATTCCTGAAAATTCATCCATTGATTTCGAAATATTGACACGCTTTGAAAAAAGTTACGGTTACGAAGATAGTAAGGATAATTGGCATAATTCGAGCCATGAACAATTCGTGCAATTGAGACCCGGTACGAACCCCGCTACATTTGAAAGCCAGGCGATTAACGTATTAAATAAATACTATGCCGAAGATATTGAACAAGCAAAGAAAGATGGTATCAATCCCGGACCTGGCGGTAATTACAAGGAAATAAAGACGATCCCGATCAACGAAATACACTTTAGCGGCATCACGAGAACAGGGAGTTCAATTAAGAAAAGTATCCCGGTGTTATTAATTGTTATCACGATCTTCTTATTACTGATCGCTTGTATCAATTTTATCAATCTTTCTGTCGGTCGTTCATTCACCAGGGCCAAGGAAATCGGCATGAGGAAAATGTTAGGCGCATTTAAGAGGCAATTGTTCTTCCAACTTTGGGGGGAAGCCTTTTTTGTATGTTTTATCTCGCTCATCGTTGGACTGGCTTTGGCCATGCTGATTTTACCGGAATATAATTCTTTATTCAGCGCTAATTTAAAGCTGGTGAATGTTTTGAAACCCATGAACATACTGGGTGTCGTTATATCTTTTGTCTTGCTGACCTTATTTGCAGGCGGATATCCGGCAATTGTTATGATGCAATTGAATACAGTTGAAGTTTTAAAGGGTAAACTAAAGATTAACCGTAAGAATTATTTCAGGAACGGGTTGATTGTAATGCAATTTGTATTTTCATCTATTTTGATCTGTTGTACACTTGTTGCCTGGGAACAATTGAACTTCTTGAAAAGTAAACCCCTTGGATTTAATAAGGACGCTGTTATCAGCGTACCGATCGCCAACCTGATGAACGGAAATAAGCTGGTTCAACTACTGCAAGATAAACTTCAAAACAATAGCTCCATTAAATATGTTAGTGGCGCTAGCAATAATTTGGGTTTAGGGAAAGACGGCAGCACGATGACTTCGCGTGTTGGGTTCAGGTTTGAAGAACATGATGTTGAAACCAACTGGTTGAGCGCCAGCTATGATTATATTCCTACATTGGGTATAGAAATTATCAAAGGACGGAATTTCAACAAGGCATATGCAACGGATTCGTTCGGGATAATCATTAACGAGGCCATGTGGAAACACCTGGATATCAAAGATCGGGAGCCGATTGGGCTAGAGTTGCCAATTAATGATGAAGGCCCGAAAATGAAGATAGTCGGGATAATGAAAGATTATAACTTCCAATCTTTACATAAAAAAATTGAACCATTATCGATCACCTTGGCGACCAATAACGATTATATTCCTTACGCATTTGTACAGGTTGCGGGTGGGCAATATGAAAATGGTATGAAAGCCGTAGAAACTGCTTGGAACGAGATACTTCCTAATCAGAAATTCTATGGTTCATTCCTGGATGAAAATATTGAGCGGCAATACAAGCGTGAAGAGAAGTTGTCCAGCATATTCGTTTCAGGCGCTATTTTAACGGTAATCGTTTCTTGTATGGGATTGTTTGCAATTTCCTTGCTGGTAATAGCGCAGAGAACCAAGGAGATCGGGATACGTAAAACCCTGGGCGCTAGTATCATGAACATAACGGTATTATTGAGTTTCGATTTCATGAAACTGGTGGGTTTAGGTATCGTGGTGGCATTACCGCTGGCGCTTTACTTCCTGGATAGCTGGTTGTCCGATTTCGCATACCATGTCAGCATCCGTTGGTGGTACCTATTGCTGGTTGCGCTGGTAGCGATTATAATCGCCCTTGTTACGGTCAGCTACCAATCGATTAGGGCCGCATTAATGAATCCTGTAAAATCCCTTAAAACTGAATAG
- a CDS encoding ABC transporter permease — translation MFFNYFKVAWRNLWRNKMFSTINVFGLALGLSCCMLLVAYIYHELSYDRHWNGKQNIYLLESDFFRESTGILKAATSSAPFAPALKEAFPQVKQTTRLFSNPGSDKILFHYTNKQQQKIASYQSKGYYVDSTFFDVFEYNFVEGNATSALAATNAIVLSENLARELFGGAPALGKFIEVESDMGKFNLEVTGVYDEGKNLSHINARFIMPLTMGWVADFIRSNDVEFAANNMFYTYIRLKDGYTQNDLEKLLPGFMETYAKKDLELMGIDKKIKLVPVDQIHFSVDISDYILSPTTSKLYLYIIASIAIFMLLIACINFMNLSTARAAKRAQEVGVRKSLGASKSLLIRQYLGESLFIAIISFIIAIFLAVLFLPLFNQLTERQLNYSVFLNPWMITISILLTLLTGFIAGSYPAFYLSRYNPVEVLKGKVTRGSSAVLLRKGLVIFQFCIAICLVIATLVIQFQMRFLNDSPLGFDKENQVVIPLRTPELREHYTVYKDRLLNDPRIVSAGATDYYPGVPNFSDFGLFRPGQSIDKAVVTKNTGVDFDYLPTLNVQLKEGRLFSKEYANDSIRGIIMNEAAAKALGFKPGENVAGATIVNEWHGKRTDLEVVGLVKNFHFSSLHEEIRPYVFMLSSYQNDFNYLLVRTKKGDVKDVLNMMEGKWKEIFPESPFVYSMLDSDFKSNYQADRQAANIVNTFTAIAIFISCIGLFGLVAFSTQQRTKEIGIRKVLGASVTQIVSLLSYDFLKLVVIAILLACPLAWWMMSKWLGAFAYSISVEWWMLAGAAVLALLIAIFTVGFQGIKAALVNPVTTIKSE, via the coding sequence ATGTTTTTTAACTATTTCAAAGTTGCATGGCGGAATTTGTGGAGAAACAAGATGTTTTCAACCATCAATGTTTTTGGTTTGGCATTGGGATTGTCTTGCTGTATGTTACTGGTTGCTTATATCTACCATGAATTGTCTTATGATCGGCACTGGAACGGAAAGCAAAATATATACTTGTTGGAGTCAGATTTTTTTAGGGAATCCACCGGAATATTAAAAGCCGCAACTTCATCTGCCCCTTTTGCTCCGGCATTGAAAGAAGCTTTCCCGCAAGTTAAACAAACTACACGTCTATTTTCAAACCCCGGATCGGATAAAATATTATTTCATTATACCAATAAACAGCAACAAAAAATTGCTTCCTACCAGTCTAAAGGGTATTACGTGGATAGTACCTTCTTTGATGTATTCGAATACAATTTCGTTGAAGGGAACGCTACGTCGGCATTAGCGGCTACGAATGCGATTGTTTTGTCAGAAAATTTGGCAAGGGAATTATTTGGAGGCGCCCCGGCCTTAGGAAAATTTATCGAGGTGGAAAGCGATATGGGTAAATTCAACCTGGAAGTTACGGGTGTGTACGATGAAGGTAAAAACTTATCGCATATCAACGCGCGGTTTATTATGCCTTTAACGATGGGTTGGGTCGCTGATTTTATCCGTTCAAATGATGTCGAATTTGCTGCAAATAATATGTTTTATACGTATATCCGTCTAAAAGATGGATATACTCAAAATGATTTAGAGAAGCTTTTGCCGGGTTTCATGGAAACCTATGCCAAGAAAGATTTAGAATTGATGGGTATTGACAAAAAAATTAAACTCGTACCTGTTGATCAGATCCATTTTTCTGTTGACATAAGCGATTATATTCTCTCGCCAACAACCAGTAAACTGTACCTGTATATCATCGCTTCCATCGCTATTTTTATGCTGTTAATCGCCTGTATTAACTTTATGAATTTAAGTACTGCAAGGGCAGCTAAAAGAGCGCAAGAAGTGGGCGTGAGGAAGTCCTTGGGAGCTTCAAAATCTTTGCTGATCCGCCAGTATTTGGGAGAATCGCTCTTCATTGCGATCATATCTTTCATAATAGCCATCTTTCTTGCTGTGCTTTTCTTGCCGCTATTCAATCAACTTACGGAAAGGCAGCTAAATTATTCCGTCTTTTTGAACCCTTGGATGATAACTATTTCTATTCTATTGACTTTGCTAACCGGCTTCATAGCAGGTAGTTACCCCGCCTTTTACCTGTCAAGGTACAACCCGGTTGAGGTTTTGAAAGGGAAAGTTACGAGGGGGAGTTCCGCGGTGTTATTGAGAAAAGGGCTAGTTATTTTCCAGTTTTGCATCGCTATTTGCCTGGTCATCGCTACGTTAGTGATCCAGTTTCAAATGCGTTTCCTGAATGATTCACCCCTGGGTTTTGACAAGGAAAACCAAGTCGTTATCCCGCTTAGAACGCCTGAATTGCGCGAACATTACACGGTGTATAAAGATCGCCTTCTTAATGATCCCAGGATTGTGAGCGCCGGGGCAACCGATTATTATCCCGGGGTGCCGAATTTTTCTGATTTCGGTTTATTCAGGCCCGGCCAGAGCATTGACAAAGCTGTTGTAACAAAAAATACCGGCGTTGATTTTGATTATTTACCTACGCTGAATGTGCAATTGAAGGAAGGTAGGCTTTTTTCAAAAGAATATGCTAATGATAGTATCCGGGGGATTATTATGAATGAGGCCGCAGCCAAGGCCCTGGGTTTTAAACCGGGAGAGAACGTGGCCGGGGCAACAATTGTCAACGAGTGGCACGGGAAACGTACCGACCTCGAAGTTGTTGGCTTGGTAAAAAACTTCCACTTCAGCAGTTTGCACGAGGAGATCAGGCCCTATGTTTTCATGTTGAGTTCTTACCAGAACGACTTTAATTACCTATTAGTTCGTACGAAGAAGGGGGATGTAAAAGATGTTTTGAATATGATGGAGGGAAAATGGAAAGAAATATTTCCAGAATCTCCATTTGTATATTCCATGTTGGACAGCGATTTTAAATCTAATTATCAAGCTGATCGGCAAGCAGCGAATATTGTCAATACATTTACGGCTATCGCGATTTTTATTTCTTGTATTGGGTTGTTTGGATTGGTAGCCTTTTCTACGCAACAAAGAACCAAGGAAATTGGTATCAGGAAGGTTTTAGGGGCTTCCGTTACACAAATTGTATCCCTGCTATCTTACGATTTTTTGAAACTGGTTGTTATTGCTATTCTCCTCGCTTGTCCGCTGGCTTGGTGGATGATGAGCAAATGGCTCGGTGCTTTTGCATATAGCATCTCGGTTGAATGGTGGATGCTTGCCGGAGCGGCAGTTTTAGCATTACTTATTGCAATATTTACAGTGGGTTTTCAAGGCATTAAAGCTGCCTTGGTGAACCCTGTTACTACTATAAAATCCGAATAA
- a CDS encoding ABC transporter permease: MLRNYMKIAWRNIQKNKAFSFINILGLAIGISAAIVIYMMVRFETTYEAFLPDGNRIYRIVSNIGAPSNYSKNAGVPAPVFEAVPKEISGIASVAPLICSYYQTKVTIPGAPDKLFIDQSHIVLTNSQYFDIVPYKWLAGSAGALNEPYNMVLDADRAKEYFGDISPAAMLGKVVTYNDTVHYTVSGIVAPLKGRTDFTFQDFISWKTPNTSIYESWSWGKWTNTSDANQLLIKTNPGVTAENINQQLAKLRARNVEGPDSEGAFILQPIKEMHFDNGYDNFNQHQASKTVFKGLFIVAICLLTLACINFINLNTAQGSIRTKEIGIRKSLGSSRLRLILQFLGESTLLTFLAALLSLAFIPVLLNLFQEFLPVGMTWRMLLDSHIIAYLLLLIVTVSILAGLYPALVLSRLKPILILRNRFLMNNGKRRFTLRQVLTVAQFTIAIVFIVGTLTVSKQLKYVLSKDLGYQRDAIVQIQMPWRGNISSAKSVMMNSLAAMPAVKSISTANAAPIWFGSIQVGAKATANGKDWEGSVQQRVVDEHYIDLFELKLVAGRNFLPSDSSKELIINESFAKELGFKQPADALLQTIDGVGGVRTVVGVLKDFNFRSLHEKIAPLAMYPDKYASRAIFVKLNPPKSGEGWGPAIKQLQELTDQQFPFNINNVEFFDQKVKNLYSKERQVRYLLAWSCGLMIFISCMGLLGLAIHSTKQRTKEIGIRKVLGASVMGILSLLSREFILLVIIALFIATPIAWYYINQWLQEYAYRVTVNGWIFLLSGLGALLIAILTVSYQAIRAATMNPVISLKDE; this comes from the coding sequence ATGCTAAGAAATTATATGAAAATTGCCTGGCGTAATATTCAAAAAAATAAAGCATTCTCCTTTATTAACATATTGGGTTTAGCTATTGGTATCAGCGCCGCTATAGTTATATATATGATGGTTCGATTTGAAACCACGTATGAAGCATTTCTGCCGGATGGTAATCGAATTTACAGGATCGTTAGTAATATTGGCGCTCCCAGCAATTATTCTAAGAATGCCGGGGTGCCCGCGCCGGTCTTTGAAGCAGTTCCGAAAGAAATTTCAGGCATAGCGTCGGTAGCGCCTTTAATTTGTAGCTATTATCAAACAAAGGTTACCATACCGGGGGCACCGGATAAGCTTTTTATTGATCAATCGCATATTGTATTAACAAATTCCCAATATTTCGATATCGTCCCTTACAAATGGTTGGCAGGCAGCGCCGGAGCTTTAAATGAGCCTTACAATATGGTATTGGATGCAGATCGAGCCAAGGAATACTTCGGTGACATTTCCCCGGCTGCCATGTTGGGAAAAGTGGTGACCTACAATGATACGGTACATTACACGGTATCGGGAATCGTAGCTCCTTTAAAAGGGCGGACAGACTTTACTTTCCAAGATTTTATTTCTTGGAAAACTCCCAATACGTCGATTTATGAATCCTGGTCCTGGGGAAAGTGGACGAATACCAGCGATGCTAACCAGTTATTGATCAAAACAAATCCCGGTGTAACCGCGGAGAATATTAATCAGCAATTGGCGAAATTGCGTGCCCGGAATGTTGAAGGTCCGGATAGTGAAGGTGCTTTTATATTACAACCCATCAAGGAAATGCACTTCGATAACGGGTATGATAATTTTAATCAGCACCAGGCGAGTAAAACCGTTTTCAAAGGATTGTTTATAGTTGCAATTTGCTTGCTGACTTTGGCATGTATTAATTTTATCAACCTAAATACAGCCCAAGGCAGTATCAGGACCAAGGAAATCGGCATCCGTAAGTCCTTAGGAAGCTCAAGGTTACGGCTCATTTTACAATTCTTAGGAGAAAGTACCTTGTTGACCTTCTTGGCAGCATTGCTCTCACTTGCATTCATTCCCGTTTTGCTGAACCTCTTCCAAGAATTTTTGCCGGTGGGCATGACGTGGAGAATGTTACTGGATAGTCACATAATAGCATATTTATTATTGTTGATTGTAACGGTAAGTATTTTGGCAGGTTTATACCCGGCATTGGTATTATCTCGCTTGAAGCCGATTTTGATCCTGAGAAACAGGTTTTTAATGAATAATGGGAAACGCAGGTTCACCCTCCGCCAGGTATTAACAGTGGCGCAATTTACGATTGCCATCGTGTTCATCGTGGGCACATTGACCGTATCAAAGCAACTGAAATATGTGCTTTCTAAGGACCTGGGCTATCAAAGAGATGCCATCGTGCAGATACAAATGCCCTGGAGAGGGAATATCAGTTCGGCCAAATCCGTAATGATGAACAGTTTAGCCGCCATGCCTGCTGTAAAGTCCATCAGTACTGCAAATGCGGCTCCTATCTGGTTCGGTTCGATCCAGGTGGGGGCTAAGGCTACTGCTAATGGAAAAGACTGGGAAGGAAGTGTTCAACAAAGGGTCGTTGATGAGCATTATATCGATTTATTCGAATTGAAATTAGTTGCCGGGAGAAACTTTTTGCCATCCGATTCGAGTAAGGAGTTGATTATTAACGAAAGTTTTGCGAAAGAGTTGGGTTTCAAACAACCTGCTGATGCTTTGCTTCAGACGATTGATGGGGTTGGAGGTGTCAGGACGGTTGTCGGTGTATTGAAAGATTTTAATTTCAGGAGCTTGCATGAGAAGATTGCCCCGTTGGCCATGTACCCGGATAAATATGCCTCCCGCGCGATATTCGTTAAACTAAATCCACCGAAATCCGGTGAAGGTTGGGGGCCAGCCATCAAGCAGCTACAGGAATTAACAGATCAGCAGTTTCCGTTTAACATCAATAATGTAGAGTTCTTTGACCAGAAAGTTAAGAACTTGTATTCCAAGGAAAGACAAGTGCGTTACCTGTTGGCATGGTCATGTGGTTTAATGATCTTCATTAGCTGCATGGGATTATTAGGTTTAGCCATTCACTCAACAAAACAACGAACAAAAGAGATCGGTATACGCAAGGTGCTAGGCGCCAGCGTAATGGGAATCTTGAGTTTGTTATCAAGGGAATTTATTCTACTCGTGATTATTGCATTGTTTATTGCAACTCCTATTGCATGGTATTATATCAATCAATGGCTGCAAGAATATGCATACCGCGTTACCGTCAACGGATGGATATTCCTGCTGTCAGGATTAGGGGCATTATTGATTGCCATATTAACGGTTTCGTATCAAGCGATCCGGGCAGCAACTATGAATCCCGTTATTTCATTAAAAGATGAATAA